The Microbispora sp. ZYX-F-249 sequence CAGATTCCCTTCCGCATCGAGCCCCTGCTGGAGGCCGCGGTCGCACGGCCCGAACCGCGGTCACCGGCCTGAGCCACCGACGCCCGTGTTGAGCCAGGTCGCCGGCACAGACGATCCGGGGCTCGGGGCTCAGACGATCCGGGGCTCAGACGGATCTCGCGAGGCGGAAGCCGAGGTCGTCGATGCGGAACGTCGGATGGCTCTTGCGGCGGCACGACGCCCGGCATCCCCGGGGCAGATCATGTGCCCCTCCGCCCCGGAAAACCCGGTAAGGGCCGTAGACACTCGCGTCGTAGACGTCCCAGCACCATTCCCAAACGTTGCCGATCATGTCGTGCAGGCCCCACGCGTTCGGCTTCCTGGTCCCCACGTCGTGCACGCGCCCGCCGGAGTTCTCCCTGTGCCAGGCGATCTCGTCGAGCTCCCCGTACCGCACCCCGGTCGTCCCGGCCCGGCAGGCGTATTCCCACTCCGCCTCGGACGGCAGGCGGTATCCGTCCGCGTCCCAGTCACAGACCACGTCCTGCGCGTCGGGGTCGTCCCCGATCGCATAGCAGGGAGTCAGTCCCACCGACTCTGAAAGGCGGTTGCAGAACCGGACGGCGTCGATCCAGGACACCTCGGTGATCGGCGTCAGCGGTCCCGCCGAGCTCACCACGGCCTCGCCGGTGACGGACCGATACAGCTCCCGGGTCACCGGAAAGGGCGCCAACAGGAAGTCCCCGACCGCGCCCACCCAGTTGGTCCGCGTCCCCTCGTCCCGGAGGAGAAGCCTCCCCGCGGGAACTCGGATCATTCGCTCCATGCTCACCTG is a genomic window containing:
- a CDS encoding formylglycine-generating enzyme family protein; the encoded protein is MIRVPAGRLLLRDEGTRTNWVGAVGDFLLAPFPVTRELYRSVTGEAVVSSAGPLTPITEVSWIDAVRFCNRLSESVGLTPCYAIGDDPDAQDVVCDWDADGYRLPSEAEWEYACRAGTTGVRYGELDEIAWHRENSGGRVHDVGTRKPNAWGLHDMIGNVWEWCWDVYDASVYGPYRVFRGGGAHDLPRGCRASCRRKSHPTFRIDDLGFRLARSV